A portion of the Streptomyces sp. YPW6 genome contains these proteins:
- a CDS encoding GNAT family N-acetyltransferase, whose product MAAPAEGPPAPDTEIGPVDLAARVDEALNVQAAAFGLSQDEIDVRRHIVLRHLEHPRARALGATTPDGRLVGFVYGLPNDRTQWWSTVVEPCLRANGTDGWLDDSFVITELHVHPDHQQRGIGRTLITTITDAVDHPRSILSAIDRDSPARALYRSLGYRDLARQVVFPSAPLPYAVMGAPLPLLRPGRMDFRPPAPPG is encoded by the coding sequence ATGGCAGCCCCCGCAGAAGGCCCCCCAGCACCCGACACCGAGATCGGTCCCGTCGACCTCGCCGCCCGCGTCGACGAGGCCCTGAACGTCCAGGCGGCCGCCTTCGGACTCAGCCAGGACGAGATCGACGTACGCCGCCACATCGTCCTCAGGCACCTGGAGCACCCCCGTGCCCGGGCGCTCGGCGCCACCACTCCCGACGGGCGGCTCGTCGGCTTCGTCTACGGGCTGCCCAACGACCGCACCCAGTGGTGGTCCACCGTCGTCGAGCCCTGTCTGCGGGCCAACGGGACCGACGGCTGGCTCGACGACTCCTTCGTCATCACCGAACTCCACGTCCACCCCGACCACCAGCAGCGCGGCATCGGCCGCACCCTGATCACCACCATCACCGACGCCGTCGACCACCCCCGGTCGATCCTCTCGGCGATCGACCGGGACAGCCCGGCCCGCGCCCTGTACCGCTCGCTCGGCTACCGGGACCTGGCCCGCCAGGTGGTCTTTCCGAGCGCCCCGCTCCCGTACGCGGTCATGGGAGCGCCCCTGCCGCTGCTGCGCCCGGGCCGAATGGATTTCCGCCCGCCCGCGCCGCCCGGTTAA
- a CDS encoding GNAT family N-acetyltransferase, with the protein MLTHTTTRVLEPSDLGAALALLESEPVANAFVTSRVQVAGLDPWRLGGEMWGWYADGRLRSLCYSGANLVPICAGPEAVRAFAERARRAGRRCSSIVGPAEPTTQLWRLLEPSWGPAREVRGNQPLMVTESLPADITPDPLVRRIRKDEMEVLMPACVAMFTEEVGVSPLAGDGGLLYQARVAELVSTGRSFARIDDGKVVFKAEIGAATPQACQIQGVWVAPEHRGKGLSETGMAAVLRYALADVAPVVSLYVNDYNTPARKAYHRVGFREVGAFMSVLF; encoded by the coding sequence GTGTTGACGCACACCACCACCCGGGTCCTCGAACCCAGCGACCTCGGCGCCGCACTCGCCCTCCTCGAGAGCGAGCCCGTCGCCAACGCCTTCGTGACCTCCCGCGTGCAGGTCGCGGGGCTCGACCCCTGGCGCCTCGGCGGCGAGATGTGGGGCTGGTACGCCGACGGCAGGCTCCGCTCCCTGTGCTACTCCGGCGCCAACCTCGTCCCCATCTGCGCCGGACCCGAAGCCGTCCGCGCCTTCGCCGAGCGGGCCCGCAGGGCCGGCCGCCGGTGCTCCTCCATCGTCGGCCCCGCCGAACCCACCACCCAGCTGTGGCGGCTCCTGGAACCCAGCTGGGGCCCCGCCCGCGAGGTCCGGGGCAACCAGCCCCTGATGGTCACCGAGAGCCTGCCCGCCGACATCACGCCCGATCCGCTCGTCCGCCGCATCCGCAAGGACGAGATGGAGGTCCTGATGCCGGCCTGCGTCGCGATGTTCACCGAAGAGGTCGGCGTCTCCCCGCTCGCCGGCGACGGCGGCCTCCTCTACCAGGCCCGCGTCGCCGAACTCGTCAGCACCGGCCGCTCCTTCGCCCGCATCGACGACGGCAAGGTCGTCTTCAAGGCGGAGATCGGCGCGGCCACCCCCCAGGCATGCCAGATCCAGGGCGTCTGGGTCGCCCCCGAACACCGCGGCAAGGGCCTCTCCGAAACGGGCATGGCCGCCGTCCTGCGCTACGCCCTGGCGGACGTCGCCCCCGTCGTCAGCCTGTACGTGAACGACTACAACACCCCCGCCCGCAAGGCCTACCACCGCGTCGGCTTCCGCGAGGTCGGGGCGTTCATGAGCGTCCTGTTCTGA
- the ispG gene encoding flavodoxin-dependent (E)-4-hydroxy-3-methylbut-2-enyl-diphosphate synthase, producing the protein MTAISLGMPAVPTKLADRRVSRQIQVGTVAVGGDAPVSVQSMTTTRTSDIGATLQQIAELTASGCQIVRVACPTQDDADALATIAKKSQIPVIADIHFQPKYVFAAIDAGCAAVRVNPGNIKQFDDKVKEIAKAASETRTPIRIGVNAGSLDARLLKKYGKATPEALVESALWEASLFEEHGFGDIKISVKHNDPVVMVNAYRQLAAQSDYPLHLGVTEAGPAFQGTIKSAVAFGALLSEGIGDTIRVSLSAPPAEEVKVGLQILEALNLKQRRLEIVSCPSCGRAQVDVYKLADQVSAGLEGMEVPLRVAVMGCVVNGPGEAREADLGVASGNGKGQIFVKGEVIKTVPESKIVETLIEEALKIAEQMEKDGITSGEPQVSIGA; encoded by the coding sequence ATGACTGCGATTTCTCTCGGAATGCCGGCCGTTCCGACCAAGCTCGCCGACCGCAGGGTCAGCCGACAGATCCAGGTCGGCACGGTCGCGGTCGGCGGCGACGCACCCGTTTCCGTGCAGTCGATGACGACGACCCGTACGTCGGACATCGGTGCCACGCTCCAGCAGATCGCCGAGCTGACGGCGTCCGGCTGCCAGATCGTCCGCGTCGCCTGTCCCACGCAGGACGACGCCGACGCGCTCGCCACCATCGCGAAGAAGTCGCAGATCCCGGTGATCGCCGACATCCACTTCCAGCCGAAGTACGTCTTCGCCGCGATCGACGCCGGCTGCGCGGCCGTCCGGGTCAACCCGGGCAACATCAAGCAGTTCGACGACAAGGTCAAGGAGATCGCCAAGGCGGCCTCCGAGACCCGCACCCCGATCCGGATCGGCGTCAACGCCGGCTCCCTGGACGCGCGGCTCCTGAAGAAGTACGGCAAGGCCACCCCCGAGGCCCTCGTCGAGTCCGCCCTGTGGGAGGCGTCCCTCTTCGAGGAGCACGGCTTCGGCGACATCAAGATCTCGGTCAAGCACAACGACCCGGTCGTCATGGTCAACGCCTACCGCCAGCTCGCCGCCCAGAGCGACTACCCGCTCCACCTCGGCGTCACCGAGGCCGGACCGGCCTTCCAGGGCACCATCAAGTCCGCCGTCGCGTTCGGCGCCCTGCTCTCCGAGGGCATCGGCGACACCATCCGCGTCTCCCTCTCGGCCCCGCCGGCCGAGGAGGTCAAGGTCGGCCTGCAGATCCTGGAGGCGCTGAACCTCAAGCAGCGCCGCCTGGAGATCGTCTCCTGCCCGTCCTGCGGCCGCGCCCAGGTCGACGTCTACAAGCTCGCCGACCAGGTCAGTGCCGGCCTGGAGGGCATGGAGGTCCCGCTGCGCGTCGCGGTCATGGGCTGCGTCGTCAACGGCCCCGGCGAAGCCCGCGAGGCAGACCTCGGCGTCGCCTCCGGCAACGGCAAGGGCCAGATCTTCGTGAAGGGCGAGGTCATCAAGACCGTGCCCGAGTCGAAGATCGTCGAGACCCTCATCGAAGAGGCACTGAAGATCGCCGAGCAGATGGAGAAGGACGGCATCACGTCCGGCGAACCCCAGGTGTCCATCGGCGCCTGA
- a CDS encoding RIP metalloprotease: MSLTSILLTVLGIAVFVVGLLFSIAWHELGHLSTAKMFGIRVPQYMVGFGPTLWSKKKGDTEYGIKAIPAGGYIRMIGMFPPGPDGRLEARSTSPWRGMIEDARSAAFEELQPGDEKRLFYTRKPWKRVIVMFAGPFMNLILAVAIFMGVAMTFGFQTQTTEVGGVQQCVIAQSEKRDTCRSGDPVSPAKAAGLQEGDRIVAFDGTKVDDWATLSDRIRQTIGPATIVVERGGEEVTLNAVLRENAVAKKDGDGEVVPDEFVKAGYLGFAARTEIVPLSFGDSVVRMGDMIENGVDSIIALPSKIPALWDAAFSDGERADDSPVGVVGAARIGGEVMNLDIPAQNQVAMMLFLLAGFNLSLFLFNMLPLLPLDGGHIAGALWESLRRNVAKVFRRPDPGPFDVARLMPVAYVVAGLFICFTLLVLVADIVNPVKIS; the protein is encoded by the coding sequence ATGAGTCTGACCTCGATCCTGCTGACGGTCCTGGGGATCGCCGTCTTCGTCGTGGGCCTGCTCTTCTCCATCGCCTGGCACGAGCTGGGCCACCTCTCCACGGCCAAGATGTTCGGCATCCGGGTCCCGCAGTACATGGTCGGCTTCGGCCCGACGCTCTGGTCGAAGAAGAAGGGCGACACGGAGTACGGCATCAAGGCCATCCCGGCCGGCGGCTACATCCGCATGATCGGGATGTTCCCGCCGGGCCCCGACGGCCGTCTCGAAGCCCGCTCCACCTCCCCGTGGCGCGGCATGATCGAGGACGCCCGCTCCGCCGCCTTCGAGGAGCTGCAGCCCGGCGACGAGAAGCGCCTCTTCTACACGCGCAAGCCGTGGAAGCGCGTCATCGTCATGTTCGCCGGTCCCTTCATGAACCTGATCCTCGCGGTCGCCATCTTCATGGGCGTCGCGATGACCTTCGGCTTCCAGACCCAGACCACCGAGGTCGGCGGTGTCCAGCAGTGCGTGATCGCGCAGAGCGAGAAGCGCGACACCTGCCGGAGCGGCGACCCCGTCTCGCCCGCCAAGGCCGCCGGGCTCCAGGAGGGTGACCGGATCGTCGCCTTCGACGGTACGAAGGTCGACGACTGGGCGACGCTCTCGGACCGCATCCGCCAGACCATCGGCCCCGCCACCATCGTCGTCGAGCGCGGTGGCGAGGAGGTCACGCTCAACGCGGTGCTGCGCGAGAACGCCGTCGCCAAGAAGGACGGCGACGGCGAGGTCGTCCCGGACGAGTTCGTCAAGGCCGGCTACCTCGGCTTCGCCGCCCGGACCGAGATCGTGCCGCTCTCCTTCGGCGACTCCGTCGTCCGCATGGGCGACATGATCGAGAACGGCGTCGACTCCATCATCGCCCTGCCCTCCAAGATCCCCGCCCTCTGGGACGCCGCCTTCAGCGACGGCGAACGGGCCGACGACTCGCCGGTCGGCGTGGTCGGCGCGGCCCGGATCGGCGGCGAGGTGATGAACCTCGACATCCCCGCGCAGAACCAGGTCGCGATGATGCTGTTCCTGCTCGCCGGGTTCAACCTCTCGCTCTTCCTGTTCAACATGCTCCCGCTGCTCCCGCTGGACGGCGGGCACATCGCGGGCGCGCTGTGGGAGTCGCTGCGGCGCAATGTGGCCAAGGTCTTCCGGCGCCCCGACCCCGGGCCGTTCGACGTGGCCCGGCTGATGCCGGTCGCCTATGTGGTCGCCGGACTCTTCATCTGCTTCACGCTGCTGGTCCTGGTGGCCGACATCGTGAACCCGGTGAAAATCAGCTGA
- the dxr gene encoding 1-deoxy-D-xylulose-5-phosphate reductoisomerase, whose amino-acid sequence MSDSPAPLADPHLLFDAADGRRDLVILGSTGSIGTQAIDLVLRNPDRFRVTALSAAGGRVALLAEQARRLRVNTVAVAAEDAVPALREALRDQYGAGEPLPEILAGPDAAATLAASACHTVLNGITGSIGLAPTLAALQAGRTLALANKESLIVGGPLVKALAAPGQIIPVDSEHAALFQALAAGTRADVRKLVVTASGGPFRGRTREELADVTREQALAHPTWAMGPVITINSATLVNKGLEVIEAHLLYDIPFDRIEVVVHPQSYVHSMVEFSDGSTLAQATPPDMRGPIAIGLGWPERVPDAAPAFDWSKASTWEFFPLDTDAFPSVGLARHVGGLGGTAPAVFNAANEECVDAFLAGQLPFNGIMDTVTAVVSEHGTPAPGTSLSVADVLEAETWARARARELSAKATAEAHA is encoded by the coding sequence ATGAGCGACAGCCCCGCCCCCCTCGCCGATCCGCATCTCCTCTTCGACGCCGCGGACGGCCGCCGGGATCTCGTGATCCTCGGCTCCACCGGGTCCATCGGCACCCAGGCCATCGACCTGGTCCTGCGCAACCCCGACCGCTTCCGGGTCACGGCGCTCTCGGCCGCCGGCGGCCGGGTCGCCCTGCTGGCCGAGCAGGCCCGCCGACTGCGCGTGAACACGGTCGCGGTCGCCGCCGAGGACGCGGTCCCCGCCCTGCGCGAGGCGCTGCGGGACCAGTACGGGGCCGGGGAGCCGCTCCCCGAGATCCTCGCCGGACCCGACGCGGCCGCCACCCTCGCCGCGAGCGCCTGCCACACCGTGCTCAACGGCATCACCGGCTCCATCGGGCTCGCCCCGACCCTCGCCGCGCTGCAGGCGGGCCGCACGCTCGCCCTCGCCAACAAGGAGTCGCTGATCGTCGGCGGCCCGCTGGTGAAGGCGCTCGCCGCCCCCGGCCAGATCATCCCGGTCGACTCCGAGCACGCCGCGCTCTTCCAGGCGCTGGCCGCGGGCACCCGCGCCGACGTCCGCAAGCTCGTCGTCACCGCATCCGGCGGACCCTTCCGGGGCCGTACGCGCGAGGAGCTGGCCGACGTCACCCGCGAGCAGGCACTCGCCCACCCGACCTGGGCCATGGGACCGGTCATCACGATCAACTCCGCGACCCTGGTCAACAAGGGCCTGGAGGTCATCGAGGCACATCTCCTCTACGACATCCCGTTCGACCGGATCGAGGTGGTCGTCCACCCGCAGTCCTACGTCCACTCGATGGTGGAATTCAGCGACGGCTCCACGCTCGCCCAGGCCACCCCGCCGGACATGCGCGGCCCCATCGCCATCGGCCTCGGCTGGCCCGAGCGGGTCCCGGACGCGGCCCCCGCCTTCGACTGGTCGAAGGCCTCCACCTGGGAGTTCTTCCCCCTGGACACCGACGCCTTCCCGTCCGTCGGTCTCGCCCGGCACGTCGGCGGGCTCGGCGGCACCGCACCCGCCGTCTTCAACGCGGCCAACGAGGAATGCGTCGACGCGTTCCTGGCCGGACAGCTGCCCTTCAACGGAATCATGGATACGGTCACGGCTGTGGTGTCCGAACACGGCACCCCCGCCCCGGGAACCTCGCTCAGCGTCGCGGACGTCCTCGAAGCGGAAACGTGGGCCCGCGCGCGGGCCCGGGAACTCTCGGCGAAAGCGACAGCGGAGGCGCACGCATGA